The genomic region ACGTCAGCGATCGAATGCCAGTACAACGTTGAAAACTTACCAAGCCCTGCACCAAACCCCCCAAATGAACTGGTAGCCAACCCAAGCTGCCTGTCCAGTTCCAGGGTTGAAGGTTGTCATCAAGCCTGCTCCAATCGCCATTAAAGCAGAGCAGGCGAGCATGAAGGGTACATAGTACCCAACAAGCTTCGAAATAACAATCCCAGAAAGCACTCCAGCAACACCAGCAGGCACAGCCATCGCCAGCATCATAACTCCCGATCTAGTCGGACTCGCCGCCTTGATCGCCTGGAACCACACCGGCAGGTAGTAAGTCAGCGTCATCATCGACCCCGTCACTCCCAGCGTATACACAAACGAAGCCGCTATACTCCTCTGCTTAAACAGCTTCGGCGGCACAGTCGCATTGTCTCCCAGCCAAATTTGCACTCCAACAAAAGCCAAGCCCAACAATCCTGCCAAGACCAAGGGAGTGACGACTGGTCCGTCACTCCAGGCACAAGTACTCCCGCCCCACTCCAGCGCCAGCAGCAAGCAAATCACCGCCGGCATGAGGCACGCATTTCCCACCGGGTCCATCTGCCAGACCTGCTCCCTCCACGGCGtccccgccttcttcgcaGGCGGCAATTGTAAGGTGAAGAACACAATCCCCAGCGTCACCGCCCCGAGGGGGATATATTGATCCAAAAGCACCACCGCCAGCTAGCATGCTGCGTTAACGCTCCGCCGATAAGGGGTGCCACAATACTCGCCACTGCAAACACGACCCCTACGATCCCTGCATAAATCGGTCGTAGATGCAATGGCACGGAGAAGAATGTGATAATCACACTCCCGCCGAAAATCCCACTGCTCCCTAAACCTGCTATCGCTCTTCCTATAATCAACATGACCGAACTAGTGGCTGCCCCGCAGATCGCACTCCCGACTAGGAAAATTGCCACCGCAGTCATGAAGACCCACTTGCCGTTGTAGAAAGCGTATATTTTCCCGAATAAGAGTTGAAAGCAGCAGAACGTGAAGAGATACGCGCTGCCGTACCATCCTATATCGGAGATGGAATCGAACTGCGCCGTTATGGTTGGGATGGCGTTGACGAGGATTGTGCGGTCCAGTGCGAATAGGAAGCCGGCGAGGTAGAGGGCGGAGATCAGGGAGTAGAGGTGTAGGCCAGTCGGGTATTGCGTCGGTGCACCTGGAGGGCTGATGCTACCGGGCgggctgctgctgctgcctTTCTCGGGCATGGGCGGTATCGAAGCGGGCATCCTGGTGGTGGAAGGGTGCTTTTCGAACAGCGCCGGGTCGCCGATTGTCGTGGGCCGAGAATTCGTTGGCACGATTTCGATTTCGTCCGAGGTGGTGAAGGGATCCCTCGTAATAGTTCTGTCGCTACTCGCATCATGGGACCGAATCCTTTCATCAACACTAGCAATCGTCACAGCGACGCTGGGAGCTCGCACTGTGCTCACTTCACTCGAATCGAAGCCGAAGCTGGGTCGCGGGTCTGTTGGTGATAGGGTCTGAGATTCATGTTTGGCTCTCTCGAGTTCGGCCGTGAGTTGCAGTTCGTTGTAGTAGTGGCTGCGGGCTCGGATGAGGCCTTCGAGTTTGGCGAGCGTTTGGGTCGAGAGAGAGAGCTGGAAGGGGTGGGAGCGGCGGTCACGATCGTAGGGCATTGTGGTGGATGGACTCACGGACTAGTAGGCGACGAGGCGCGAGGAGATGGTAGTGCGGGTATGGGGATGTGACAGATAGTATCGTCTGCCACGCGCGGCACACCAGAATGGTTCTTGCGAAGCACTTCGAAGCTTCGCGGTCGAACGATGGGTGGATATGCCGTGGTATCGCCATTGCGGAATCGTGCTTAGTATGAAGGTTCTAACGTACGTGTAACGAACTTTAACGTGGAGGATTTCTGGAAGGCTTCTCTTGTTCGGATGCCGTGCAGCTGTCGTGATAGGGCTGTGGTGGGCTCGGGTGTGGTTTTGGCCAGCGGCCGAGGTATGGGAAGATCCTGTCCACTTGATCTGTCTGGGATGTTCCATGTGAAGCCTCGTCGCCACATCTTCGGTCCAGGACTGGGATAGAATCATGCGACTTCACTTCCGATCGTGTATCCAAGCTATCGCGTGAGCATTCTGTCGTGCAGCTTCGAGACCGCGCGGTCTGTTGGATGTGGTCCGACCTGATCTCACCATTCACATTCTGCGCCCGATCTACATCGACTCGTGCACAGCAAGCTGAAGCATCCTTTTCGTTTGCTAGACTGTGCTGTGGTAGAGCCCGAAGGGTGACCGATGACGGTACGATGTCTTGAGGTGCGTCTACGACCACAAGGCATTTGATTCTCCTCGAGCTGACCCTCGAAACATCCTGAGCCCAGGTGCTCATCAGCTGCTGATCATTGTTTGCAGATTGCAGTACTGACATCATGGGCAAATGGGAAGCTGACGTGTACCAGCGGGAAGTTGTGTCTGTGGTCATTGCCCGGGTGAGAGACCTGGCGAGCTGCACGAAGTGTGTAGGACTGAGGTGTGGATGACATCGAAAGCAGGTGCGTATTGTAATAGCTTGGTAGTACTAATCGATGGTGGTTAAATTGTGGCAGATGGTGCGACATATTCGTAGGATGCTGCGGATGCTGCCCTTGAGTACGGCACTCTACCTCATGTGGCCTCAGACTAATGTACCGCGAGTATGATCAGCTCGGCAAGCGACGCAATCTTCAGCTACAGCTCACCACGTCGGCTATTGCTGAAGGGTGACTGACACCCGGCCTTGCAGCACAGTCTGGACATTGGAGACCTGGAGGGAGGTACTGGCGGCCAGGCACATCGACCTCAACACCGCACATGGTACCCGAAGACCGGGACTTGCGAGTGGGTGGAAAATATCCCTGTTCGCGGTCATACTGGCGCTGTTGTGCGAGCAGTCTACGTAGTCGGTGTTGTCGCTTAGTTTCCTCCTGGTTGGCCTTTTTCACCACGGACTCACTGATTTGATCCCGTGACGTTCTTGACTGGAGGTTGTATGCGCTGTTTCTTCTAGCCAGAGGACTCAACTCAGAGAAGTTGATAGAGTCGCATAGTCTGGCGCAGAGCCTTGGAACGAGAACAACCTTGGGGCACAACGATGGCCGTATTCGAGGGTCCACATTGCCTCATCCAAGCGATCTTGATCACGCAAGACATGCGCC from Fulvia fulva chromosome 10, complete sequence harbors:
- a CDS encoding MFS-type transporter VdtG; translated protein: MPYDRDRRSHPFQLSLSTQTLAKLEGLIRARSHYYNELQLTAELERAKHESQTLSPTDPRPSFGFDSSEVSTVRAPSVAVTIASVDERIRSHDASSDRTITRDPFTTSDEIEIVPTNSRPTTIGDPALFEKHPSTTRMPASIPPMPEKGSSSSPPGSISPPGAPTQYPTGLHLYSLISALYLAGFLFALDRTILVNAIPTITAQFDSISDIGWYGSAYLFTFCCFQLLFGKIYAFYNGKWVFMTAVAIFLVGSAICGAATSSVMLIIGRAIAGLGSSGIFGGSVIITFFSVPLHLRPIYAGILAVVLLDQYIPLGAVTLGIVFFTLQLPPAKKAGTPWREQVWQMDPVGNACLMPAVICLLLALEWGGSTCAWSDGPVVTPLVLAGLLGLAFVGVQIWLGDNATVPPKLFKQRSIAASFVYTLGVTGSMMTLTYYLPVWFQAIKAASPTRSGVMMLAMAVPAGVAGVLSGIVISKLVGQLGLATSSFGGFGAGLGIQSVGLVAQTVLARMEAPQGISLNFFAQSLAGSVFLAIDQTVFMNGLHRRLDGMPGIDVDSLDATGASVRDQVNAQQLPKVLSAYNGSVTDTFIVATACACLAFVASCVVEWKDVRKEKDQIIRGPQTPPTAEKV